The Diorhabda carinulata isolate Delta chromosome 4, icDioCari1.1, whole genome shotgun sequence genomic interval tttaaacaataatattgcGCTTTAGAGCCTACGGGATCATTTTCGAATTAATATTGGGTCCCCAGCGGCTACGGGATAACAAATAATGGATCTTAGAGCCTAAAGGATAACTTCTAATATGATTATGGGGTCTTAGAGTCcacaagaaaatttttggaactAATATTGGGTAATTAGAACCTATAAGTTGCCGCGCGCTCTTTAAACAATCATATCTCCGTCAATTTTTGTATGACAgagaaaaaaccaaattttttgttataatttttgagatattatgaaaagaaagtgaaatttttaaaaattggaaatttttttttcttaaaatcgtgattaatttggaaaatatgtgtCCTAATGCACCCAAATTGCTACAATCCATTAAACTCTTCATACTTAAGTTGATTCTAGACGAAAtacgattaattttttattttggtggGAATGGCACTCATGAAAcccattgatttaaaaaaaaaaccattagaTGTTCCTCTTATTTGAATTACAGCTCACTCATTTTACGCGCAAAAGACTTTCAACAGTACTCATTTTAAAGCTTATTTCAAGCACTACAAAACCCCGTTTCACTAGAATGAATAAAATGTATCTGCTCGCCGCTAGATGGCATTGAATACATCGATTAAATTTCAGACGACAAAATAAAAACGGCTTTGATCTTTAATATCTCGCTTAATATTGCACTTAGAACActttataaaaaactgatttgtacagttttttatctgctacaatttttatattaaaaaaattttcgttaaaatgcatatttttggagatatttgcaaaaaaccgatgaaaaaaattccgaattttcaattgccaataacttgaaaagtattgggttttttgaaaaactttaaaggacatttttttctcaaaattaagcATACTATCGATATACGaggttatttaaaaaagaaaactgagtaaagaggttgtagaactgGTTTAAAAGTTCCAGCAGCAAAATACTCTgtctaaatattaatttgtactCATATTTGCGAAGCGCTAATCCAAAcgatttatttacaaaatcaGCTCGAATTTATTAAGGCCGACACTGGAGTTAGTACATTTATGTTGCAATTATAAATAGTCTGACTTAATTACTGATTTTCATAGCGTTTCATGAGTGTGTACATACATATTTGTTGGTATTGTGAAGTCAAACGATGTCAACATACATTTCCAGTGTTGAATTAACGCATTTACTCTAGCACAAACAACAGGGAACATCCAATAAGTGAATTTAGTCATAACACAATTGAAATCGAAGATACCGCGTACTTTTTTTGTCACATGAACCCCTTGAGGGTATCAGCAGGAGATGTGATGTTAGTTTACAAGAATTTACGTAGATGGTTATCAAAATAAGACTTCCGTTCAAAGCCAAACACTATTTACCAGTCGGTAACCCAATATTAGTACTAAAAGAGATCCTTCTGACGCTAAGAcccattatttattattctaaagATCCcaaattaattccaaaattgATCCCGTAGGCTCTAAAGCTCAATATTATGGTTTAAAGTAATCCTGTAGGCTCAAAAATCATTCTCTAAGCTTTAAAGCCCCAATATTCATACCAAAAGTAATCTCATGTTTTTTGAGACCCAATTTTTGTGCTTATACGAATCCTTTATGTTCTAACGACCCAATATTAGTACAAAAACTATTCTTGTGGGTTCTCTGACCAAATACTGATGCTAGAAGTTATCCTTCAGGAACTAACATCCATTATTTGTTATCCTGTAGCTCCTGGTGCCCAATTATAGTTCTATAATGGATTCCCTGGGCTctagaaatcaaaattattgtttaaagtAATTCCGTAGGCTCTAAAGctcaatattattgtttaaagtAATCCTGTAGGCTCAAAAATCATTCTCTAAGCTTTAAAGACCCAATATTCACACCAAAAGTAATCTCATGTTTTCTGAGACCCAATTTTTGTGCTTATACGAATCCTGTGAGTTCTAATGACCCAATATTAGTACCAAAACTATTCTTGTCGGTTCACTGAGCCAATATTGATGCTAGAAGTTATCCTTCAGGAACTAACATCCATTATTTGTTATCCTGTAGGTCCTGGTGCCCAATTATAGTTCTATAATGGATCCCGTAGGCTCTAAAGctcaatattattgtttaaagtAATCCTGtagattaaaaaatcattctcTAAACTTCAAAGACCCAATATTCACACCAAAAGTAATCTCATGTTTTCTGAGACCCAATTTTTGTGCTTATACGAATCCTGTGGGTTCTAATGACCCAATATTAGTACCAAAACTATTCTTGTGGGTTCACTGAGCCAATATTGATGCTAGAAGTTATCCTTCAGGAACTAACATCCATTATTTGTTATCCTGTAGCTCCTGGTGCCCAATTATAGTTCTATAATGGATCCCGTAGGCTCTAAAgctcaatatttttgtttaaagtaATCCTGTAGGCTCAAAAATCATTCTCTAAATTTTAAACACCAAATATTCATACCAAAAGTAACCTCACATGTTCTGACACCCAGTACTTATACCAAAATAGATCCTGCGGGCTCTTATGACTCAATATTAGCTCCGAAAATATTCTTGTAGGTTCTCTGGCCTGATATAAATGCTAGAATTTATTCTTCTCATCCTTCAGGCATTAAAATCCATTGTTTGTTATCCTGTAGCCCTTGTGGGCCCAAAATTAGTTCCAAAATTAAACCTGTAGGCTccaaaactcaatattttagtttgaaaaataatcctGACTCAATTAGTTACAAAATAATCTTCTGGGCTCTAAGACTCCATTCTAATACTTCAAGGAAGTCTGTAGAGTCTAAAATCTCGTTGTGGATTACGTATTACAAGCCAGAGAATAACCTCCAATGAGTTGGATAATTAAAACTCCTGGACTATACAAAATCCCAATCAGAAAGTTCAATACGTGAAATTAGGGtcattgtttttttgaaaacgaTAAAGTAGAACATTAACCAAAGTTTGAGAAATCtttttaatggaaaatgatAACAAAACGTTTTGGATTCAAACCCTATGTTTCTATTGGACGTTTGTGCAGCTCTAATCGTCTCAAAACTagtcaattgaattttttcatccaTAATTAATGACTTTATGAACACCTTCACGATTTCTGTTAATTTCCCGTCATTTCTTAGATGTAAATAACGAAACTCAACAATCTATTTAATCCCGATTCGAAAGTAGTTCAATCGATCAATTCAATAACTGTTAACCGCATTCCGCTCTGTATATACCCTCAAGTTAATTGAAAATCCTTGGAATACAGtaatgagtttttatttttcaagaaagtACATTACGTAATATCGATACCTCAGTAAAATATCGAATTAttactataaaattattttccaatataggTAAATACGAGGGTTATGCTATACATTCTTTAAACGCCGCTTGATATGATACAAGACTCAATAATTCTTGaacaaaagcatgcgcagatgaagtcaAACTGATTATTTCAAGCAAGAACTCGCTCTTGAAAAAATCCTGAAGAAAACTAAACTCGAGATAACTAAGGAACCGTCGGCAAGAGATCGGAAACTAATTTTTCCCTGGAACTGCAACTTATACgcaattaaaatagaaaaaatcggcTGAACTAGACCTAGAGACCTAAAAATCATGCTACAAACAAATAACGATCATTTGGGCAGCGTTTTTCCCTCCTACAGATCCCTAGAAATATCGCCCCTTCACCTGGTGAGCATTTTCAGATCCTGCTATATTCCCGAGCAATGGAAAGAGGTCCATCAGCCTCACCAGTTCACTACTGTCCATACCTTTACATTGAAAGGGCTTTTGACAATACCCACTTTGTTATCTGCCGGTCACTCGAGAGACGTGGCGTCAAACTCTGTCTCAATGTTGAGTGTCTGTCTGTAATAACCAGGAGTTGCCTGCAGGGCGGATTCTCTTCTCCAGCCCCGTGGTATCTGGTCGTTGACAATTTGATCACTAACCTAAATATGACGTCCTTTGCACGGGAAAGGACGCCCCAGTCTCGAAAAACCTTAAGACAAGAGCCCTGCGACTAGTGGGCATGAGGTGGCTATTGGAGGGCTAAGGATTAACCCAGGAAACGCAACACAGGTAATATTCCAAGGATTTGGAACCAAAAAGCATTGATCACTAACCTAAATATGACGTCCTTTGCAAGGGAAAGGACGTCCCAGTCTCGAAAAACTTTAAGACAAGGGCCCTGCGACTAGTGGGCATGAGGTGGCAATTGGAGGGCTAAGGATTAACCCAGGAAACGCAACACAGGTAATATTCCAAGGATTTGGAACCAAAAAGCATTGATCACTAACCTAAATATGACGTCCTTTGCAAGGGAAAGGACGCCCCAGTCTCTAAAAACTTTAAGACAAGGGCCCTGCGACTAGTGGGCATGAGGTGGCAATCGGGGGCTAAGGATCAACCCAGGAAACGCAACACAGGTAATATTCCAAGGATTTGGAACCAAAAAGCATTGATCACTAACCTAAATATGACGTCCTTTGCAAGGGAAAGGACGTCCCAGTCTCGAAAAACTTTAAGACAAGGGCCCTGGGACTAGTGGGCATGAGGTGGCAATTGGAGGGCTAAGGATTAACCCAGGAAACGCAACACAGGTAATATTCCAAGGATTTGGAACCAAAAAGCATTGATCACTAACCTAAATATGACGTCCTTTGCAAGGGAAAGGACGTCCCAGTCTCGAAAAACTTTAAGACAAGGGCCCTGCGACTAGTGGGCATGAGGTGGCAATTGGAGGGCTAAGGATTAACCCAGGAAACGCAACACAGGTAATATTCCAAGGATTTGGAACCAAAAAGCATTGATCACTAACCTAAATATGACGTCCTTTGCAAGGGAAAGGACGCCCCAGTCTCGAAAAACTTTAAGACAAGGGCCCTGCGACTAGTGGGCATGAGGTGGCAATTGGAGGGCTAAGGATTAACCCAGGAAACGCAACACAGGTAATATTCCAAGGATTTGGAACCAAAAAGCATTGATCACTAACCTAAATATGACGTCCTTTGCAAGGGAAAGGACGTCTCAGTCTCGAAAAACTTTAAGACAAGGGCCCTGCGACTAGTGGGCATGAGGTGGCAATTGGAGGACTAAGGATTAACCCAGGAAACGCAACACAGGTAATATTCTAAGGATTTGGAACCAAAAAGCATTGATCACTAACCTAAATATGACGTCCTTTGCAAGGGAAAGGACGCCCCAGTCTCGAAAAACTTTAAGACAAGGGCCCTGCGACTAGTGGGCATGAGGTGGCAATTGGAGGGCTAAGGATTAACCCAGGAAACGCAACACAGGTAATATTCCAAGGATTTGGAACCAAAAAGCATTGATCACTAACCTAAATATGACGTCCTTTGCAAGGGAAAGGACGCCCCAGTCTCGAAAAACTTTAAGACAAGGGCCCTGCGACTAGTGGGCATGAGGTGGCAATTGGAGGGCTAAGGATTAACCCAGGAAACGCAACACAGGTAATATTCCAAGGATTTGGAACCAAAAAGCATTGATCACTAACCTAAATATGACGTCCTTTGCAAGGGAAAGGACGCCCCAGTCTCGAAAAACTTTAAGACAAGGGCCCTGCGACTAGTGGGCATGAGGTGGCAATCGGAAAGGCTAAGGATTAACTCAGGAAACGCAAGATAAGATCCCAGGGGTTGGAGATACTCCCAAAAAAGCATTTGGGAGTATCTGTGTCTTAGCAGTGTTACGAAACTTGCAGCTTGAAGCTGTGAATGTTTTTTTAGGTTAAAGAATGACACTTGGCCAAATCAGGCGAATAAGGTGGATGTTGTAACGCGAAAATTGAACGATTTAGAAGCTGTAGGTAAACGTTTTAACGTGTACCGGTATTGGCAACTTTTGGAAATCGTTATCAGTCATTTTTGGAacgaatttttccatttttggcGAATATTTCGGAAAGAGAAAACTTTCCGAAACGAAAGGCGCCTGTAAAATCGTTTTTATCACAAAGTTTTTAGTTCGAATTCACAAATTCGTTGTGATCAACTCAATTTCAATTAGTCCAATGATATTTAGGTAAACTATATTGGAACGTGTCAGTTGGAAATTTGCATATACAATTAGACGTGTATTTACGTGTAAATTTAAATCGGGTGTGCTCCAAGTGATGATCATTGGATTTAAACTGAAAATCACGATTCCCATGGACGCAATCTAATTGTGTTTAACATGGATTACTTGTTTCAGCTTCTGTTCTGTTTAACGTGTTTATTATCACGTGTTATTGTGTATTTTATCAAAACCGGAACTGTTTCTACACGAGGCGAATacgaatttgaaattttgtttgctcTATAACCTGCGaatagtttttgaataataattatcgtagaataaaatatatacggTATTTATTATCCAGATGGATATCcaaaaagtaattaattaatCTTCGTAAAAATTTTCTCGAAACAGCTCAAACCATTTTCCACCCCTTATAACCCCATCGTGGACGAAACTACAACcttgtatttttaataaccaAACAAGTATTTAATAAACacgatatatttcaaatttcattcaatttggaACAGTAGTTTGAGAATTATAACTAATCAAAGTTTCTTAATTTCGACACCCGCCGACTGACATATCATCGAAACTTTAAGGCACTTCTAGTAGACGTAGAagcttcaaattttgaatacaattagTGTAATATCATTTCAGTTTTATAGACGCATAAAtcctatgaaaaaaaataatataaacgaTTGAATGTTAATGGTATAGTGCGAAAAGTACattacatttaataaataacatgtTTAAGAGCTTGATACGATTAAAACTACATTCGAAATTAtcaattgaggttatgtttatcGCGAATAATGTCCCAAGTTAtaaatatacacaaaatatGCGTAAAATAGACTAAGAAGCATCCAGCgtcaaaaaatttaacatcaaaGCACGAAAAACTGTTGTTGGTAATTAACTAACTCTAACCTAGATTTTGGAACGTCTTCGTCCACTATTTTACTTTAGATTTCTACAAGTTTTGATGATACAGGGGGTTCTAGTAAAGTCGCAATGCTAGTAATAATTCTAGTTGTACTATTgatacaaatattgataatacaAATTTGCCATTACggcaattattattataatagtatctgatttcataaaatattttttgttgcagTTCGTATTCATCGATCTATCGAAATAACGACAATACACCATGACAAACCGGAAACAGCCACCATACATATCGCGTCGTCGATGGAGAGCAATTCCACCGGACAGGATCTGAATAAAATACCATTAAGTCAATCGGAACGTCACAAACGACTCCTTCCTTACATTAATTTCTACAAGTCTCAACCTAATAACCGGATCGTATACGAAAAACCGCCGAAAGGAAGTTACACACTTCACCGAGAGCAACGGCCGAATAATAACGCCAAATTTAACCCATTTACCGAAAGTAATTTAGCACCTGGACCGTTCAAACCGATTCTACCTCGAATAATCAACGTTCAATACGTTCctacaaatcaaaacaaaatccCCAATTTCGGTGAAATATACGACAAGTTGTCCCAGTTGAAATTATCGCAAAACCGAAGAccaagttatattcaaataaaacgaCCGATATCGCAACAAAACTTTCTATCAAAACCGCAAATTTATAATAAGCAGAAACTAATCCAACCCTCAAAAACCACAGTAGAAACTTACACGCCGAGAAACGTCGATATACCGAGTGAACAagattatcaattttcaaatttatattcggATAATAAACCGTACGTAAATCAACAAATAGCCGTAGAAATCCCACAATCTAGTATAGATATTCAAGAAAACTATAACGGATACTTGTATCAAGATCGTAAGAAACCTTTCATCATCGTTTCCGCTAATAATCGGGACGAAACTAGTAAAGAAATCTACGTGAGACCAATAAACAATCAATATCAATCACCGACTCAATACCAAACTGATCTAAATCCCAATTACGAACCGTTTCCCGAGTATAAACACACCCCGATGCAACCAGATTATCCCAACGCGAAAAATCCTATCAATTTATCCgccattttgaaatatctacaaGCTGTCAACGCCTTACCGAAAACCCTCACTTCCGATAACATCGATAATAGCATAAAAACTTTGGTTAACATTTTGAATACGTTAAAAAAACAGCAAAAGTTGACGAAACCCGAATATACCGATGAAATTGAAAACGAAGCAGATCTGTATCATCCTAATTACATCAGTGATTTGTATCCGGAAGATACCGAAGAAGGAGGAACGCCCGGGAAACCCGGAGTTGATTATCCGGCTCTATCTACCATACCTCGTACTAGTTTTAATTGTAAAACTCAGAGATATAAAGGATTTTTTGGAGATCCTGATACCAACTGTCAAGTAAGTATAATCAGTATAATATTACATCATTCAAAGAGTCGTTTAAGCGACACACACTTTACGCTGTCaatgtcaaatccatatgacgtttaacTTGtcaaaaaaaagtgacagccatttgaGTTAATCTACTTTTTTGGATGGGTTTGAAACAAACAAACACAGTCgattaaaaacaacaacgtcTTGATGATTTGGAGCCATATTTTTTGACTCGTAGCCGGCGAACCACGTTCTGAGAGCTGAGAAGGTTACGGCTTCACCATAAACAACGCACCTATTCACAAATCGATAGCAGTGATAGTTAAATTGAAGAAtaacacttcgaattgcttcttcatccaccgtatagtccagatttaGTAGCCCAGTGGCTACTAGCTATTTATGGCGATTTTGGCCAAAAAAACGTGTTTCTTACAACTTTTGACATGTTAATAGGCCTAAATCGGTTTTTTCTGatttataattagatttttttatagtttacatcTCAAACCGACTAAAAATCtgtttcaacataaaaaattaatatttccgTAGTTTTTACACCTCAAAAATGCGTAGTGCATCGGCAGGTATTCTCTAAAAAAGTCCATAGGTGTTAAATCGGGACTGCGTGGAGGCCAAATCATGTCATCTCTCCTGGATATCAATTAGCCAGCCACGAGCTCGCGGCAGAGGTCTGTATGAAGTAACTCCTGTTGGAACCATGTTCTTTGGTTACAATTATTGAAGTTTTGTAGCCCAACATCTGTACATAACGCTCTGAATTCAAATTTGCGTCACCTGTCATCTTCAAAAAAAGGCCTTTGATTCGTAATAGCTTTATAATGTTGGGGAGGTCTAATAGTGAATTCCGAAGGGTCTCTGGTCAAAATCAAGTTTGAAAAAACTGTAGACTAcacttatttattcaaatcgATACTGTATTTTTCAGGTTTGGCACTATTGCGATTTGAATGGAGGACAAGCTTCGTTTCTTTGCCCCAATGGAACGATTTTTAGTCAAGTAGCTTTGACTTGCGATTGGTGGTACAACGTTAAATGCGCGTCTACGCCCCAATTATACGTGTTGAACGAGAGACTCTACAAATATATCATCCCCCTATCGCCGAAATTTCCCGAGGATTATACAGGACCCCTAGTTGACAAGTAAGAAACTTCAACAAGcttcaaattcaatgttttCGAATGAAATTGTTGTTAGggaattgttgaaaatgttgTAGGGGTGTTTTGGGGAGTTTTTGGGGAGTCTACTCCAGCGCATTAACCGAAACGGAGAAACCCCATAAGGGATTGGTTGAAAATCAGGGTTTTCTTCTATTATGGTGATGTTATTCACCATGTTTGGGTTCCAAAGTGTCCAACGGTCAAATACTGCTTGGTACCTACGTGAAGTAATATTAGATCGATTAAAAGTTGATAAGAATCCCTAACGCGACTGATGAACTGGTTACTAGCTTCCGCTTGGTTTTAAACAAGTCTCgaaactcaattttttgaaactactTGTCTTCTAGATTGGTATAAATGTCGTGCAAGATCCATCAAAATTACTTTCAGACCAGTCCAAAAAGATATTGGGATATGTGGGGAAGGTGTGCTCTAGATTAGATAGAGGCCATTCTGGAGCACGGAACCAGATTTAATTCactaaattcattcaaatttataatctaAAGAAATGACCAGAATCAAAGCATTTGGAGGTAATCCACAGATACGTTCTCAAATTTCCAAAtgtaaatgataatttttcttttacgtGTGGACCAAATAAGACCTTAAGCaccaaattttgatattttacgtATAAATATTACATCAGACCAAACTCCGCCATTTTTACCGATATAAACTTTGCATCTTTCTAAGGCGTGTTATGTCTGTTCAAAGGCTCATCTCTGTGCTACAGAAAGTGTCCATAAAATTTTGTACTGcgtgaataatttaaattttgtacacCAATATGTAATTAACGACTCTgaccaattaaaattttttaacactaCATACTTGATTCTATTTGAGAGAGGTCGTTCAAATCagacggacggaagactgaactgAGACTGAcatatgatatctcgtccgacgggagcgccattctggtcaaattttgaattataatttaccgtctacGAGCGGATAGTTTTTAAGCTAAGCTCCCATATGAGATGGTTCTTCTTACCTCTATGTCTAATAATCTCTGGGGTCTAAAATATCCCCATAAGATTCACACACAATTAAATCTGCAACACTATGTCATATGTTACGATCAGTTCGTTATTTCCATAGACAAATCGGTCAAACGCTGAAACTAGTCATCGTAAAAACTACCGGCCAAACTTCTAACTATAAAGAAGTAGATTATAACCTATATGTGATATAAATGAAGGTCTTATTTGGTTCCTTGATAAAGATGATTCATGATTTCCAGATATTTAGCACtgaaatttcaagaaatggaagataaaatgaaaaaggaGAAGAAAGGGAAAGAGGATAAGACGAAACCAGAGAAAGGGGAGCATCAGGAAAGCGAAAAGGAAGACGTCGGGAAAGTGGTTAAACTTAATGCGCCTTTACATAAAGAAACTTTGGAAACAGTGGAAAATGATAAtggaaaagaataaatattctaattttatgaaaactaaataatcgaaaatatttattttgttagcCGTGGTAAGATTTACGCTTGAAATTgtaaattatacaattatacaCTCATTTAATtggtaaaaatatattattcaaaatatattgttcATTATCGTAATGATGACCCTGTATATCACAGAATAATGTTAAAATGTGAAGCCTTTAACTCTTTACAGCATCATTTGATGTGTTCGTACTACGAAACGTTTTTATATCTCTTCAGACAACTAGGAGGTTGGTCTCAAAAGTAttcgcgcatcccaaaaaaccgacgacCTCATTTGGTccaccactgcgatgctggtgtCACAGAAGAAGCATTTGCAcccagaatagaatctagttcagcatTTATATCGGTTAAAATGATGCCtttcactattaatggctgccaaaacaatacaaaacaacatggcgtcttcaaaccTGTCAGTCAGTAgtattttcaagcaactaccgccatctctagatcagaccaggtacttctgggaccatcctacGTGTCTGAGCTCCAGTACAAAGGTTGCTATTTGTATTAATGATTTTCGACGTACTTTTACCAGCTATCGACGCAAAACGTCGTCTTTTAGTTTTGGAAATCATTGATTACGCGATTTTTTTCGACAAAATGAAGTCATTAGATTCTAAATCATATCTATATGGTGGATGGCCTACCAACTCGATATTAAATTTCTCAATAAAGAGCGTTTACTCAATTCTTCGACATTTTATGACTCATCGCAAAAAAAAACGATCtcaaagtgtttttttatattagaaacGAACCCCTGGTTTTTAATTAATAGTGAAATATCTGataatttcactaaaatatttcatagtatTGGTTAAGTAACAAAAAGATGTTGATGACACCTTAAAATACCTCTATTTAAAAACCAATC includes:
- the LOC130892431 gene encoding uncharacterized protein LOC130892431 isoform X1; translated protein: MFKKVRIHRSIEITTIHHDKPETATIHIASSMESNSTGQDLNKIPLSQSERHKRLLPYINFYKSQPNNRIVYEKPPKGSYTLHREQRPNNNAKFNPFTESNLAPGPFKPILPRIINVQYVPTNQNKIPNFGEIYDKLSQLKLSQNRRPSYIQIKRPISQQNFLSKPQIYNKQKLIQPSKTTVETYTPRNVDIPSEQDYQFSNLYSDNKPYVNQQIAVEIPQSSIDIQENYNGYLYQDRKKPFIIVSANNRDETSKEIYVRPINNQYQSPTQYQTDLNPNYEPFPEYKHTPMQPDYPNAKNPINLSAILKYLQAVNALPKTLTSDNIDNSIKTLVNILNTLKKQQKLTKPEYTDEIENEADLYHPNYISDLYPEDTEEGGTPGKPGVDYPALSTIPRTSFNCKTQRYKGFFGDPDTNCQVWHYCDLNGGQASFLCPNGTIFSQVALTCDWWYNVKCASTPQLYVLNERLYKYIIPLSPKFPEDYTGPLVDKYLALKFQEMEDKMKKEKKGKEDKTKPEKGEHQESEKEDVGKVVKLNAPLHKETLETVENDNGKE
- the LOC130892431 gene encoding uncharacterized protein LOC130892431 isoform X2; translation: MRNVIFLTIFLMVRIHRSIEITTIHHDKPETATIHIASSMESNSTGQDLNKIPLSQSERHKRLLPYINFYKSQPNNRIVYEKPPKGSYTLHREQRPNNNAKFNPFTESNLAPGPFKPILPRIINVQYVPTNQNKIPNFGEIYDKLSQLKLSQNRRPSYIQIKRPISQQNFLSKPQIYNKQKLIQPSKTTVETYTPRNVDIPSEQDYQFSNLYSDNKPYVNQQIAVEIPQSSIDIQENYNGYLYQDRKKPFIIVSANNRDETSKEIYVRPINNQYQSPTQYQTDLNPNYEPFPEYKHTPMQPDYPNAKNPINLSAILKYLQAVNALPKTLTSDNIDNSIKTLVNILNTLKKQQKLTKPEYTDEIENEADLYHPNYISDLYPEDTEEGGTPGKPGVDYPALSTIPRTSFNCKTQRYKGFFGDPDTNCQVWHYCDLNGGQASFLCPNGTIFSQVALTCDWWYNVKCASTPQLYVLNERLYKYIIPLSPKFPEDYTGPLVDKYLALKFQEMEDKMKKEKKGKEDKTKPEKGEHQESEKEDVGKVVKLNAPLHKETLETVENDNGKE